In Lonchura striata isolate bLonStr1 chromosome 2, bLonStr1.mat, whole genome shotgun sequence, a single genomic region encodes these proteins:
- the LIPI gene encoding lipase member I, whose product MLKLCFFLCLIYWVKSDEEEKCPEFTDLNIGNALSGTELHVQLLLYTRENQDCAERLIEYNVTASEYLNTTKRIVFVIHGFRPTGSPPAWLGDMKKLLLSSEDINLIIVDWNRGATTVNYKTAVENCRKVAEILKNYVDQMLVGGASLDSLYMIGVSLGAHVAGFVGQKYNGKLGRITGLDPAGPSFTGEPPEHRLDPTDAQFVDVIHSDIDVLGFKKPLGTIDFYPNGGMDQPGCPKTFFSGFQYFKCDHQRSVFLFLSSLKSKCDLITYPCDSYLDYKRGKCVNCDAFKPMSCPVLGYHADRWKRLLITYSSPTKAYFDTSDQDPFCMYNYLLDITTWNKSIRRGFIKVKIIDNAGNTVESQMNSEASTFQQYKRVKILTGFHQDIEKIGKISLTFSTKTLIGPPKKLRILQMKLKSLNNPKRLQLCRYDFVLMENTEVTFKPIPCSERGT is encoded by the exons ATGCTGAAATTGTGTTTCTTCCTCTGTTTGATATACTGGGTGAAATCAG atgaggaagaaaaatgtcCCGAGTTTACAGACCTTAACATAGGCAATGCTTTGTCTGGAACAGAACTCCATGTTCAGCTGCTCCTATACACAAGGGAAAATCAGGATTGTGCTGAGAGGCTCATTGAATACAATGTGACTGCATCTGAGTACCTGAATACAACCAAGAGAATTGTCTTTGTTATTCATGGCTTCAGGCCAACAGGATCTCCTCCGGCATGGCTGGGTGACATGAAGAAGCTCTTACTGTCTTCAGAGGATATTAATCTCATTATAGTCGATTGGAATCGTGGTGCTACCACTGTGAATTACAAAACTGCTGtggaaaactgcagaaaagTTGCAGAAATACTGAAGAATTATGTTGACCAGATGCTG GTGGGTGGAGCCTCTCTTGACTCTCTGTATATGATTGGAGTTAGTCTTGGTGCTCATGTAGCTGGTTTTGTTGGCCAGAAGTATAATGGCAAACTTGGCAGAATTACAG GTCTGGATCCAGCAGGCCCTTCCTTCACTGGAGAACCACCAGAGCACAGACTGGATCCTACTGATGCACAATTTGTGGATGTAATCCATTCAGATATTGATG TACTAGGTTTCAAGAAGCCATTAGGAACCATTGATTTCTATCCAAATGGAGGAATGGATCAGCCGGGTTGtccaaaaacatttttcagtg gatttcagtattttaaatgtGACCATCAGAGATCTGTCTTCCTCTTCTTATCATCTTTGAAAAGCAAGTGTGACTTAATAACATATCCTTGTGACTCTTATTTGGATTACAAGAGAGGAAAATGTGTTAATTGTGATGCTTTCAAGCCAATGTCCTGTCCAGTATTGG GTTATCATGCTGATAGATGGAAAAGGCTGTTGATAACATACAGTTCACCAACAAAAGCTTACTTTGATACCTCAGACCAAGACCCATTCTGCA TGTATAACTACTTACTGGACATTACTACCTGGAATAAAAGCATTAGGAGAGGTTTCATTAAAGTTAAAATAATAGACAATGCTGGAAACACAGTAGAGTCGCAGATGAATAG tgAAGCTTCAACATTCCAACAATATAAAAGAGTCAAAATACTGACTGGATTTCACCAAGACATtgaaaaaattggaaaaatttCATTGACGTTTTCTACGAAGACTTTAATAGGTCCCCCAAAAAAGCTTAGGATTCTTCAGATGAAGCTGAAATCTCTCAATAATCCAAAAAG GCTACAGCTGTGCAGATACGATTTT